A genomic window from Deltaproteobacteria bacterium includes:
- a CDS encoding 2-hydroxyacyl-CoA dehydratase family protein — MRAATISAMKKLGRKTASEEGVKGLLLEADHADPRAWSEAQAYNRLHAFMELFA, encoded by the coding sequence ATGCGCGCCGCCACGATCTCCGCCATGAAGAAGCTCGGCCGCAAGACCGCCTCGGAGGAAGGGGTGAAGGGGTTGCTGCTGGAGGCGGACCACGCCGATCCCCGCGCCTGGTCGGAGGCGCAGGCGTACAACCGCCTTCACGCCTTCATGGAGCTGTTCGCGTGA
- a CDS encoding OmpA family protein codes for MKSLWILILSAMLLPVPVVHAGWLDTIKNTGESIGRGLGKTGDTPSGEAKQTPREKEEKGGSPASEESVFRNFDFIPGETVIFFDDFSDTDVGEFPRKWTLKGPSGGGNPLEVVSLGDKRFLASRTAGKGSYQSAAKAYLRLKGGDDLPEKFTIEFDAVLGGGPSARKNYLVHLLSRDQASPSIGSAGNLLISGTSIKSANTTAEIDMSDGRIHRISIGVNGTFVKAYVDGDRVINDPDALTRPIKWVGLGFESSNGVRQEKFMITNFRLARGGKDIRSALDTDGKIVAHGIHFDPGSDRIRPESTSTLKSILGLLTANPDLKFSIEGHTDNQGGAKVNKPLSEKRAAAVKDWLAGKGIGTDRLTTTGMGDTKPLSPNDSPEGRANNRRVEFIRL; via the coding sequence ATGAAATCACTTTGGATTCTGATCCTTTCCGCTATGCTGCTGCCGGTTCCGGTGGTCCATGCGGGGTGGCTGGACACCATCAAGAACACCGGTGAAAGCATCGGGAGGGGCCTTGGAAAAACCGGAGACACTCCCTCCGGGGAAGCGAAGCAAACCCCGCGCGAGAAGGAGGAAAAGGGAGGGTCCCCCGCGTCGGAGGAGAGCGTGTTCCGGAACTTCGATTTCATCCCGGGCGAGACGGTGATCTTCTTCGACGACTTCAGCGACACGGACGTGGGCGAGTTCCCGCGCAAGTGGACCCTCAAGGGCCCTTCCGGCGGCGGGAATCCCCTGGAGGTGGTTTCCCTCGGAGACAAGCGGTTTCTCGCGAGCCGCACCGCCGGGAAGGGTAGCTACCAATCGGCCGCCAAGGCCTATCTGCGGCTCAAGGGCGGGGACGACCTCCCGGAAAAGTTCACGATCGAGTTCGACGCCGTGCTGGGGGGTGGGCCAAGCGCCCGGAAGAATTACCTGGTGCACCTGCTCTCCCGCGACCAGGCCAGCCCCTCCATCGGTTCCGCGGGGAACCTCCTTATCTCGGGGACATCGATCAAATCCGCCAACACGACGGCGGAAATCGATATGAGCGACGGGCGGATCCACAGGATCTCCATCGGCGTCAACGGCACTTTCGTGAAGGCGTACGTGGACGGGGACCGGGTCATCAACGACCCCGACGCGCTGACGCGCCCCATCAAATGGGTGGGACTCGGGTTCGAGTCCTCCAACGGGGTGCGCCAGGAAAAGTTCATGATCACGAACTTCCGGTTGGCTCGCGGCGGAAAGGACATCCGGTCCGCCCTGGACACGGACGGCAAGATCGTGGCCCACGGCATCCACTTCGATCCCGGGTCCGACCGGATCCGGCCCGAGTCGACCTCCACCCTCAAGTCGATCCTGGGCCTTCTGACCGCGAACCCGGACCTCAAGTTCTCCATCGAGGGACACACCGACAACCAGGGTGGGGCCAAGGTGAACAAGCCCCTTTCCGAAAAACGGGCAGCGGCGGTTAAGGACTGGCTTGCCGGGAAGGGGATCGGCACGGACCGGCTGACGACGACCGGGATGGGAGACACCAAGCCGCTGTCGCCCAACGACTCTCCGGAGGGCCGGGCCAACAACCGCCGGGTGGAGTTCATCCGGTTATAA
- a CDS encoding histone deacetylase — MRSGTRYATGVFYHPSFSRRSYLTVGARLADFPMALNGILRDERIKLYEPGPVSRELVLKVHTPGLIEGVKGDPLCSTAWHSAGGVVMAGEKIAGGEIGNAFAFIGAGGHHSSRDAFGGYCCFNDVALCVVNLREKYSLRRFAILDTDAHHGDGTREIFLDDPDILHVCCCGREYESPDKTKVDVGYPDPLGSGVGRPVNDAYFDRVAHQFPDRVRRFRPDLIFWYFGFDTHQGDYGDIGLTGPCYWNIALLMRDLAGEVCGGKLEVVLGGGSQTKLATYLIPPVIERLAGVVPVTRTAP; from the coding sequence ATGCGATCCGGGACCCGATACGCCACCGGCGTCTTCTATCACCCTTCCTTTTCCCGGCGCAGCTACCTGACGGTCGGGGCGCGGCTGGCCGATTTTCCGATGGCGCTGAACGGGATCCTGCGGGATGAGCGGATAAAGCTCTATGAACCGGGGCCCGTTTCGCGGGAATTGGTGCTGAAGGTCCATACCCCGGGGCTGATCGAAGGGGTGAAGGGGGATCCGCTCTGCTCCACCGCCTGGCATTCGGCGGGCGGCGTGGTGATGGCGGGGGAGAAGATCGCCGGGGGGGAGATCGGCAACGCCTTCGCCTTCATCGGCGCCGGCGGGCACCATTCGTCACGGGACGCCTTCGGTGGGTATTGCTGCTTCAACGACGTCGCGCTCTGCGTCGTCAACCTGCGGGAGAAGTACAGTTTGCGGCGGTTCGCGATCCTCGACACCGACGCCCACCACGGCGACGGCACGCGGGAGATCTTCCTCGACGACCCCGACATCCTCCACGTCTGTTGCTGTGGCAGGGAATACGAATCACCCGACAAGACGAAGGTGGACGTGGGGTATCCCGATCCCCTTGGGAGCGGCGTGGGCCGTCCGGTCAACGACGCCTACTTCGACCGGGTTGCGCACCAGTTTCCGGACCGGGTCCGCCGGTTCCGTCCCGACCTCATCTTCTGGTACTTCGGCTTCGACACCCACCAGGGCGACTACGGCGACATCGGCCTCACCGGGCCGTGCTACTGGAACATCGCCCTGCTGATGCGGGATCTCGCGGGGGAGGTCTGCGGCGGGAAGCTGGAAGTGGTCCTGGGCGGCGGCTCCCAAACGAAACTGGCGACGTACCTGATCCCGCCGGTCATCGAGCGGCTGGCGGGGGTCGTACCGGTCACGCGAACAGCTCCATGA
- the tpx gene encoding thiol peroxidase, which produces MQERKGVITFKGNPMTLLGPEIKAGDKAPDFRVVDTGLAPVTLADFKGKVKIISAVPSLDTPVCDTETRRFNQEAAKLPGNVVVLTVSLDLPFAQKRWCAAAGIDKVKTLSDYQDRSFASAYGVLIKELKLLSRSIFVVDGSDTVRYVQHVKEVSQEPDYAAALAAVRDLS; this is translated from the coding sequence ATGCAGGAGCGCAAGGGAGTGATCACGTTCAAGGGAAATCCGATGACCCTCCTCGGGCCCGAGATCAAGGCGGGGGACAAGGCCCCCGACTTCCGGGTCGTGGACACGGGGCTGGCGCCGGTGACGCTCGCCGATTTCAAGGGGAAGGTCAAGATCATCAGCGCCGTGCCGTCCCTCGACACGCCGGTGTGCGACACGGAGACGCGGCGGTTCAACCAGGAGGCGGCGAAGCTCCCGGGGAACGTCGTCGTCCTCACGGTCAGCCTCGACCTCCCCTTCGCCCAGAAACGGTGGTGCGCGGCGGCCGGGATCGACAAGGTGAAAACCCTCTCGGACTACCAGGACCGCTCCTTCGCCTCCGCCTACGGGGTGCTCATCAAGGAGCTGAAGCTTCTGTCCCGATCGATCTTCGTCGTCGACGGGAGCGACACGGTGCGGTACGTCCAGCACGTGAAGGAGGTGTCCCAGGAGCCGGACTACGCCGCGGCCCTTGCGGCGGTGCGGGATCTCTCGTAG